From Woronichinia naegeliana WA131, the proteins below share one genomic window:
- a CDS encoding proton extrusion protein PcxA: MKLNTLWNKTTQWLTGRTERSLEQAFQAALQIKELEDHYFQGHKVSADSIAYGASVITYFTTEVKQHLQTIQVNLAAFKKTPHFQPVVPDIVENNQPKDHSLKGQDEVNYLLEKLQFIDGMVARYSTLAIESASSIAIAAAPLPPSEILPPARIMDNQRKARPMPKNSSRYLRPNDGNQKLDSASRKTGMLPRSFLRTLNRLKQEMDPQSDEKEEEVLNQYRSARYKTTLSVKFLLMLIIIPLLTHQLTKTFFLTPIVEKYFDNHLEMVFLNQSLETEAFAELKHFEDTLRFQGLIQPEKRLSTEEIDERLKEKAQEISNSYRHVGANAIANIFADLLSLIAFVIVLVSSREEIEVVKEFIDEIVYGLSDSAKAFLIILFTDMFVGFHSPHGWEVILESIARHFGLPENRDFNFLFIATFPVILDTVFKYWIFRYLNSISPSSVATYRNMNE; this comes from the coding sequence ATGAAACTCAATACCTTGTGGAATAAAACAACTCAATGGTTGACTGGCCGGACGGAACGCTCTTTAGAGCAAGCCTTTCAAGCCGCGCTTCAAATTAAGGAACTAGAAGATCACTATTTCCAAGGACATAAAGTTTCAGCCGATTCGATCGCCTATGGTGCTAGTGTTATTACTTATTTTACAACGGAAGTTAAACAGCATCTCCAAACCATTCAGGTCAATCTTGCGGCCTTTAAAAAAACGCCACATTTTCAACCAGTTGTCCCTGACATTGTAGAAAACAATCAACCAAAAGATCACTCATTGAAGGGACAAGATGAGGTTAACTATCTTTTAGAAAAACTTCAGTTTATTGATGGGATGGTAGCGCGATATTCTACTCTCGCCATAGAATCTGCCTCTTCAATCGCGATCGCGGCCGCTCCCTTACCCCCATCAGAGATTCTTCCCCCAGCCAGGATTATGGATAATCAACGGAAAGCTCGACCCATGCCCAAAAATAGCTCGCGTTATCTTCGACCCAATGATGGCAATCAGAAGTTAGACAGTGCCTCTCGTAAGACCGGGATGCTACCCCGCTCTTTTTTACGAACTCTGAATCGTCTTAAGCAGGAAATGGATCCTCAATCAGATGAAAAAGAAGAAGAGGTTTTAAATCAATACCGCAGTGCCCGTTATAAAACGACCCTCTCGGTCAAATTTTTATTGATGTTGATTATTATTCCCTTACTAACCCATCAACTCACCAAGACCTTTTTCCTGACCCCCATCGTCGAAAAGTATTTTGATAACCATTTAGAGATGGTTTTTCTGAACCAGAGTTTAGAAACAGAAGCTTTTGCAGAATTGAAACATTTTGAAGATACCCTGCGTTTTCAAGGGTTGATCCAACCAGAAAAAAGGTTATCGACGGAAGAGATCGATGAAAGACTTAAGGAAAAGGCTCAGGAAATTTCCAATAGTTACCGCCATGTAGGAGCCAATGCGATCGCTAATATTTTTGCCGATCTATTATCCTTAATTGCCTTTGTCATTGTTTTAGTTAGTAGCAGAGAAGAAATTGAAGTAGTTAAAGAGTTTATTGATGAGATTGTCTATGGTCTGAGTGACTCGGCTAAGGCCTTTTTAATCATTCTATTTACCGATATGTTTGTGGGCTTTCACTCCCCTCACGGTTGGGAAGTAATTCTTGAGAGTATTGCTCGTCATTTTGGGCTACCGGAAAACCGAGACTTTAATTTTCTATTTATCGCCACCTTTCCCGTTATTCTAGACACAGTGTTTAAATACTGGATTTTCCGCTACCTGAATAGTATTTCCCCTTCTTCCGTGGCCACTTACCGCAACATGAATGAATAG
- a CDS encoding IS110 family transposase has product MSEKEAILGIDISKDKFSAALLKGEKKSQVKEFSNNLEGFEQLKQWLEQNQLEKVHACLEATSTYGHSVATYLHSLGHVVSIVNPARIKGFAQSRLSRTKNAQADATTIARFCAALKPQAWTPPSPEMAQLQSYSRRLRALEQMATQEKNRLKTTVDESLIEDIEAHLVFLETQIDNVKKRQKELLNEYSSLKSQADLLTSIVGIGEPTAMTILAEIGDINQFSSARQLAAFAGLTPQEHQSGTSVKGKTRLCKIGNPHLRKALYFPALSSIRHCSPMKDLRERFLEAGKNILNTVTGCEF; this is encoded by the coding sequence ATGAGCGAAAAAGAAGCCATTCTCGGCATAGATATTAGTAAAGACAAATTCTCAGCCGCTTTACTTAAGGGAGAGAAAAAAAGTCAGGTCAAAGAATTTTCCAATAACCTTGAAGGGTTCGAGCAACTCAAACAATGGTTAGAGCAAAACCAACTGGAAAAAGTTCATGCCTGCTTAGAAGCTACCAGTACCTACGGCCATTCAGTAGCAACTTATTTACACAGTTTAGGTCACGTTGTCAGTATTGTTAATCCTGCCCGAATTAAGGGATTTGCTCAAAGTCGCTTGAGTCGAACAAAAAATGCTCAAGCAGATGCGACAACGATTGCACGATTCTGTGCAGCCCTTAAACCACAAGCTTGGACACCTCCAAGTCCAGAAATGGCACAATTACAGTCTTATAGCCGTCGATTAAGAGCGTTAGAGCAGATGGCAACTCAAGAAAAAAATCGTTTAAAAACAACAGTTGATGAGAGTCTCATAGAAGATATTGAAGCTCATCTTGTGTTTTTAGAAACTCAAATTGACAATGTAAAAAAGCGACAAAAAGAATTGTTGAACGAATATAGTTCTCTAAAAAGTCAAGCAGATTTATTGACTTCGATTGTAGGAATTGGTGAGCCGACAGCAATGACAATTCTGGCAGAAATTGGCGATATTAATCAGTTTTCTTCTGCTCGTCAATTAGCAGCATTTGCGGGTTTAACCCCTCAAGAGCATCAATCGGGAACCTCTGTTAAAGGCAAAACTCGGTTGTGTAAAATTGGTAATCCTCATTTACGTAAGGCTCTTTATTTTCCTGCCTTGAGTTCTATACGTCATTGTTCTCCCATGAAGGACTTGCGAGAACGGTTTTTAGAGGCAGGAAAAAATATACTAAACACGGTCACAGGTTGCGAATTCTAA
- a CDS encoding IS1634 family transposase, whose amino-acid sequence MFLSTNVLDSQALSPDQMLAEYKAQQITERGFRFLKDPFFFASALFLKNPQRIMALMMIMVVSLLVYTLAQRRLQLALAASHQTIPHQKGIPTSTPTLRWVFQSFLFIRWLEIDGIPTIVNFTSNHKHILSFLCSYCQKYYFIS is encoded by the coding sequence ATGTTTTTATCTACTAATGTTCTTGATTCTCAGGCTTTGAGTCCTGACCAGATGTTGGCTGAATATAAGGCACAACAAATTACCGAGCGTGGCTTTCGTTTCCTTAAAGACCCTTTCTTTTTTGCTTCTGCTCTTTTTCTCAAGAATCCTCAACGCATTATGGCTTTGATGATGATTATGGTTGTCTCTTTATTGGTTTACACTTTGGCACAACGTCGCCTACAACTGGCTTTGGCTGCTTCCCATCAGACCATTCCTCATCAAAAAGGCATACCTACTTCTACTCCCACTCTGCGTTGGGTTTTTCAGTCTTTTCTGTTTATCCGTTGGTTAGAGATTGATGGTATTCCAACTATCGTTAATTTCACCTCTAACCACAAACATATTCTTTCTTTTCTTTGCTCTTACTGTCAAAAATACTACTTTATCTCTTGA